In Pseudomonas nunensis, a single window of DNA contains:
- the dusA gene encoding tRNA dihydrouridine(20/20a) synthase DusA, whose protein sequence is MLAKTVINPQNTSSALSRRFSVAPMMDWTDRHCRFFLRLLSKHALLYTEMVTTGALLNGDHDRFLRHNEAEHPLALQLGGSVPLDLAACARMAQEHGYDEVNLNVGCPSDRVQNNMIGAVLMGHPQLVADCVKAMRDAVSIPVTVKHRIGINGRDSYEQLCDFVGTVRDAGCTSFTVHARIAILEGLSPKENRDIPPLRYDVAAQLKKDFPELEIILNGGIKTLEACHEHLQTFDGVMLGREAYHNPYVMAEVDQQLFGSTAPVITRAEALAQLRPYIAAHIDAGGSMHHITRHVLGLGTGFPGARKFRQLLSVDIHKAKEPLVLLDQAAELLEGR, encoded by the coding sequence ATGCTAGCTAAAACAGTCATTAACCCACAGAACACAAGCTCTGCACTGTCTCGGCGGTTTAGCGTTGCGCCCATGATGGATTGGACCGACCGCCACTGCCGTTTCTTCCTACGCCTCCTATCCAAACACGCCCTCCTCTACACCGAGATGGTCACCACTGGCGCACTGCTCAACGGTGATCACGACCGCTTCCTACGCCACAACGAAGCCGAACACCCGCTCGCCCTGCAACTCGGTGGCAGTGTTCCGCTCGACCTGGCCGCCTGCGCCCGCATGGCGCAGGAGCACGGTTACGACGAGGTGAACCTCAACGTCGGCTGCCCGAGCGATCGTGTTCAGAACAATATGATCGGTGCGGTGTTGATGGGGCATCCGCAGTTGGTGGCGGATTGTGTGAAGGCGATGCGCGATGCGGTGTCGATTCCGGTGACGGTGAAGCATCGGATCGGGATTAACGGGCGGGACAGTTACGAGCAGTTGTGTGATTTCGTCGGTACGGTTCGGGATGCGGGGTGCACGAGTTTTACGGTGCATGCGCGGATTGCGATTTTGGAGGGGTTGTCGCCGAAGGAGAATCGGGACATTCCGCCTTTGCGGTATGACGTGGCGGCGCAGTTGAAGAAGGATTTTCCGGAGCTGGAGATTATTCTCAACGGCGGGATCAAGACGCTCGAAGCTTGCCACGAGCATTTGCAGACGTTCGACGGTGTGATGTTGGGTCGCGAGGCGTATCACAATCCTTATGTGATGGCTGAGGTGGATCAGCAGTTGTTCGGCAGCACGGCGCCGGTGATTACTCGGGCCGAGGCGCTGGCGCAGTTGCGGCCTTATATTGCGGCGCACATTGATGCCGGCGGTTCGATGCACCATATCACCCGGCATGTGCTGGGGCTGGGCACCGGGTTTCCGGGGGCGCGCAAGTTTCGGCAGTTGTTGTCGGTGGATATCCACAAGGCGAAAGAGCCTTTGGTGCTACTGGATCAGGCAGCGGAGTTGCTTGAGGGGCGCTAA
- a CDS encoding helix-turn-helix domain-containing protein: MLIADRVGERLREERDRLGLNQTEFGVLLGVSRGTQKNYELGANSLDLRYVSALEEQGIDAAYVLTGRRSTPIGQLFTAEEEELINQFRSITPFDQEAIRRFLKAMADDAARQQN, from the coding sequence ATGCTCATAGCTGATCGAGTAGGTGAACGCCTAAGGGAAGAGCGCGACCGCCTAGGGTTGAATCAAACAGAGTTTGGAGTGCTTTTAGGAGTCAGTCGGGGGACACAAAAGAACTATGAGCTGGGAGCGAATTCGCTTGACCTTCGCTATGTCTCTGCGCTTGAAGAACAAGGTATTGATGCGGCTTATGTTCTGACTGGCCGCCGTTCCACGCCGATCGGTCAGCTGTTTACAGCGGAAGAAGAGGAACTGATAAATCAGTTCAGAAGCATTACGCCGTTCGATCAAGAAGCGATCCGTCGATTTCTGAAAGCGATGGCCGATGATGCTGCTCGTCAGCAGAATTAA
- a CDS encoding toprim domain-containing protein: MKDDLRGDVIERLKRDYGLKHRANTDYMRGGTCPKCRQKTLYTRHSAPWLVICGRPEKCAHSLHVKELYDDLFEDWSKRAPATDQHPNATARAYLEFARGFRIELIQGWFTQESFYSGEHNAGSATVRFALEKGGWWERLIDKPYRFGKMKARFKSKDSYRGVWWCPPCVDLLEAKEIWIVEGIFDAIALVHNDIVAVSAMSSNAFPEESLRALARNRDGKLPKLVWALDNESGAHAYTKRWAKQARALGFVCEAAQIPLRDGRKTDWNDLHQRWGFIEDESERADQVTADLKQARHQGALLLAESAAEKALLMYDWNKRGEFHLGFGSRLYWFKLDMEKFNRAMQDIEDSENHDDQLLNQSQQREKALQQSGSVVEIANCYPQALYFQRNEVTDESWYYLRVDFPHDSESVKNTFTSGQLSAASEFKKRLLGMAAGAMYTGSGQQLDKLMKDQLFGIKTVSTIDYVGYSKEYGCYVYGDIAIKDGVSYKVNSEDYFEFGKLRLKTLQKGVPIKLQRDGKDFSEEWLPLLWTCFGAQGLVALVFFFGSLFCEQIRGRYQSFPFLEATGEAGAGKTTLLNLLWKLLGREGYEGFDPMKSTKAGRSRLMGQVSGMPVVFLEADRHGDDRSHAKTFEWDELKDFYGGGTLATKGVKTAGNETYEPPFRGTIAISQNAAVVAHEAIMTRIVKLHFIRPTVTPKSRVAADKLNALDGSTLSHFLIRAVGKESAVLELFAQRMPEHEAKLRRLHTHCFACGTEYPNEQGNCSSCGYDLRGYIRVERISKNHAQLLSLLDALRLILKLDEPQVAATQRQIVRMAIERQASISSDHPAVAEFWEVYDYLESLSEDPVVDHSSDPSVIAINLNEFSERAAEHKQKLADVATLRDLLRESRSHKFQEANKAVHSAVRAAMNSKTPLAPGRPTTVKCWVFKA, encoded by the coding sequence ATGAAAGACGACCTGCGCGGCGACGTAATCGAGCGCCTAAAACGAGATTACGGGCTTAAGCATCGGGCAAACACCGACTACATGCGCGGAGGCACCTGTCCGAAGTGCCGTCAGAAAACCTTGTACACGCGTCACTCGGCGCCGTGGCTGGTGATCTGCGGCAGGCCTGAAAAGTGCGCTCACTCCCTGCATGTGAAGGAGCTGTACGACGACCTGTTTGAAGACTGGAGCAAGCGAGCGCCGGCAACCGATCAACACCCGAATGCAACCGCCCGCGCCTATCTGGAGTTTGCCCGGGGCTTTCGGATCGAGCTGATTCAAGGCTGGTTCACCCAGGAGAGCTTCTACTCCGGCGAACACAATGCCGGCAGCGCCACCGTTCGCTTTGCCCTGGAGAAAGGAGGCTGGTGGGAACGCCTGATCGATAAGCCGTATCGCTTCGGAAAGATGAAGGCCCGGTTCAAATCGAAGGACAGCTATCGCGGCGTCTGGTGGTGCCCGCCCTGTGTGGATCTGCTGGAAGCTAAAGAGATCTGGATTGTCGAGGGCATTTTTGACGCCATCGCCCTGGTCCACAACGACATCGTCGCCGTATCGGCCATGTCCTCCAATGCCTTCCCCGAGGAGTCGCTGCGAGCGCTCGCCCGTAACCGAGACGGGAAGCTGCCCAAGCTGGTTTGGGCGCTCGATAACGAATCTGGTGCCCACGCCTACACCAAGCGATGGGCGAAGCAGGCGCGAGCTCTGGGGTTCGTCTGCGAGGCTGCACAGATCCCACTCCGTGACGGCCGGAAGACCGACTGGAACGACCTGCATCAGCGCTGGGGTTTCATCGAAGACGAAAGCGAACGAGCCGACCAGGTCACTGCTGATCTTAAACAAGCACGCCACCAGGGCGCCCTGCTGCTGGCTGAGAGCGCGGCCGAGAAAGCGCTGCTGATGTACGACTGGAACAAGCGCGGGGAATTCCACCTGGGCTTCGGTAGCCGCCTGTACTGGTTCAAGTTGGACATGGAGAAATTCAATCGGGCGATGCAGGACATCGAGGACAGCGAAAACCACGACGACCAGCTGCTCAATCAATCACAGCAGCGCGAGAAAGCGCTGCAGCAGTCGGGCAGCGTCGTCGAGATCGCCAACTGCTACCCACAAGCTTTGTATTTCCAGCGCAACGAAGTCACGGACGAGTCCTGGTACTACCTGCGCGTTGATTTCCCGCACGACTCCGAAAGCGTGAAGAACACCTTCACCAGCGGTCAGCTTTCTGCTGCCAGCGAATTCAAAAAACGACTACTCGGTATGGCCGCTGGCGCCATGTACACCGGGAGCGGTCAACAACTGGACAAGCTTATGAAGGATCAACTGTTCGGCATCAAAACCGTCTCGACGATCGATTACGTGGGCTACAGCAAGGAATACGGCTGCTATGTCTATGGCGATATCGCAATCAAAGATGGCGTCTCCTACAAGGTCAACAGCGAGGACTATTTCGAGTTCGGGAAACTCCGTCTGAAGACGCTGCAGAAAGGCGTGCCTATCAAGCTGCAGCGCGATGGAAAAGACTTCAGCGAAGAATGGCTGCCGTTGCTGTGGACGTGTTTCGGCGCTCAGGGTCTGGTGGCGTTGGTGTTCTTTTTTGGTTCGCTGTTCTGCGAGCAGATCCGCGGACGTTACCAGTCGTTTCCTTTTCTGGAGGCCACTGGCGAGGCCGGCGCCGGCAAGACAACCCTGCTGAACCTGCTATGGAAACTGCTCGGCCGCGAAGGTTATGAAGGCTTCGATCCGATGAAGTCCACGAAAGCTGGCCGATCACGACTGATGGGGCAGGTGTCCGGGATGCCGGTCGTTTTCCTTGAGGCTGATCGTCACGGCGACGATCGATCCCACGCCAAGACGTTCGAGTGGGACGAGCTCAAAGACTTCTACGGCGGCGGCACCCTGGCCACCAAAGGTGTGAAGACTGCCGGCAACGAAACCTATGAACCCCCTTTTCGCGGGACGATCGCTATCAGCCAGAACGCGGCGGTTGTCGCTCATGAGGCGATCATGACCCGGATCGTGAAACTGCATTTCATCCGGCCGACCGTCACCCCGAAAAGCCGTGTTGCGGCGGATAAGCTGAACGCCCTGGACGGAAGCACGCTGAGCCACTTTCTGATTCGAGCGGTTGGCAAAGAGTCCGCCGTCCTTGAGCTTTTCGCCCAACGCATGCCCGAACACGAAGCCAAGCTACGTCGCCTGCATACCCACTGCTTTGCTTGCGGTACAGAGTATCCCAACGAACAAGGCAACTGCAGCAGCTGCGGCTATGACCTGCGCGGGTACATCCGCGTAGAGCGGATCAGCAAGAACCACGCACAGCTCCTTTCCCTGCTCGATGCCTTGCGATTGATCCTGAAACTGGACGAACCGCAAGTGGCAGCGACCCAACGTCAGATCGTCCGCATGGCGATCGAGCGCCAGGCCTCAATCAGCTCTGACCACCCGGCTGTTGCTGAATTTTGGGAGGTCTACGACTACCTCGAATCGCTTAGTGAAGATCCTGTAGTCGACCACAGCAGCGATCCAAGCGTCATCGCGATCAACCTCAACGAATTCAGCGAGCGCGCCGCCGAGCACAAACAGAAGCTGGCCGATGTGGCCACCCTGCGCGACCTGCTGAGGGAATCTCGATCCCACAAATTCCAGGAAGCAAACAAGGCGGTACACAGCGCAGTCCGCGCTGCGATGAACAGCAAAACACCACTGGCACCAGGTCGTCCCACGACGGTCAAGTGCTGGGTTTTCAAAGCGTAA
- a CDS encoding winged helix-turn-helix domain-containing protein, which translates to MEISTTLPRKYFVVVTHSISSQRELETILSSERFNSFGTSQAQMFIEGVAPPSSAPVLMEFTYPSGTRKNVAHTIEHETQNILATLEAEWLAAQSGARPVVLPNQAERGETPRETEDTDAYSEAWQLDDDQSVLVKENVEIALTGLEAALVKKMLHHEDRVVSRDDLILSIGREPEQYRGLEMCLSRLQDKFKSASKGERLFRAVRNRGYCLIQEVVSEAHHA; encoded by the coding sequence GTGGAAATAAGTACAACCCTCCCCAGAAAATATTTTGTTGTCGTGACTCACAGCATAAGTTCCCAGCGTGAGCTCGAGACCATACTGTCCAGCGAGCGTTTCAACTCGTTTGGTACATCCCAGGCACAAATGTTTATCGAAGGTGTTGCCCCGCCCTCTTCCGCACCTGTGCTGATGGAGTTCACCTACCCCAGTGGGACAAGGAAAAATGTCGCCCACACGATCGAACATGAAACCCAGAACATACTCGCTACCCTCGAGGCGGAATGGCTGGCGGCACAATCCGGGGCGCGTCCCGTTGTGCTGCCCAATCAAGCTGAACGCGGCGAAACACCCCGGGAAACAGAGGACACCGACGCTTACAGCGAAGCCTGGCAACTCGACGATGATCAAAGTGTGTTGGTCAAAGAGAACGTCGAGATCGCCCTTACTGGACTCGAAGCTGCTCTCGTCAAGAAGATGCTCCATCATGAAGATCGTGTCGTCAGCCGGGATGATCTGATCCTAAGTATCGGCCGGGAACCAGAGCAATATCGCGGCCTGGAAATGTGCTTGAGTCGATTGCAGGACAAGTTCAAAAGCGCCAGCAAAGGTGAGCGATTATTTCGGGCAGTGAGAAATCGAGGTTATTGCCTTATCCAGGAAGTTGTCTCGGAGGCGCACCACGCCTGA
- a CDS encoding undecaprenyl-diphosphate phosphatase — translation MEFLTFIQVLVLGAVEGLTEFLPISSTGHQIIVADLLGFGGERAMAFNIIIQLGAILAVVWEFRPKIFEIVKGLPTQLKAQRFTLNLLIGFLPAVILGVLFADNIHEYLFNPITVAVALVVGGVVMLWAEQREHVVHVEHVDDMRWPDALKVGFAQCLAMIPGTSRSGSTIIGGLLFGLSRKAATEYSFFLAMPTMVGAAVYSGYKYRDLFQASDLPVFALGFVTAFIFAMIAVRGLLKFIASHSYAVFAWYRIGFGLLILATWLFGWVNWTAATAA, via the coding sequence ATGGAGTTTTTGACGTTTATACAAGTACTGGTGTTGGGCGCAGTAGAAGGGCTGACAGAGTTCTTGCCTATTTCCAGTACGGGCCACCAGATTATTGTTGCAGACTTGTTGGGCTTTGGTGGTGAACGCGCCATGGCGTTTAACATCATTATTCAACTGGGCGCCATTTTGGCCGTGGTCTGGGAGTTTCGTCCAAAAATATTCGAGATTGTCAAAGGCCTGCCAACCCAACTTAAGGCGCAACGTTTTACGTTGAACCTGTTAATCGGTTTTCTTCCAGCGGTTATTCTGGGCGTACTGTTTGCCGATAACATTCATGAGTACTTGTTCAATCCAATTACCGTCGCTGTCGCTCTGGTAGTGGGCGGAGTCGTCATGTTGTGGGCGGAGCAGCGGGAGCACGTGGTGCACGTCGAGCATGTGGATGACATGCGCTGGCCGGATGCGTTGAAGGTAGGTTTCGCGCAGTGCCTGGCGATGATCCCGGGCACGTCCCGATCAGGCTCGACCATCATCGGCGGATTGCTGTTTGGGCTGTCGCGCAAGGCCGCGACCGAGTACTCGTTTTTTCTGGCGATGCCCACGATGGTCGGCGCCGCTGTGTATTCCGGCTACAAGTACCGCGACCTGTTCCAGGCTAGCGACCTGCCGGTATTTGCCTTGGGTTTTGTCACCGCGTTCATCTTCGCGATGATCGCCGTGCGCGGTTTGCTCAAGTTCATCGCCAGCCACAGCTACGCGGTCTTCGCCTGGTACCGGATTGGCTTCGGCTTATTGATTCTGGCGACCTGGCTATTCGGCTGGGTGAACTGGACGGCAGCCACAGCGGCCTGA
- a CDS encoding winged helix-turn-helix domain-containing protein, whose translation MMLTGKLATRSQRATNEEPGVLTLGRTRSVAENFRALVARHVQSDIALDASAYTNLHKKNEHPDLYRAIFIIIDSPHALDESLALVENLRSTNLNPLICAVITGRGTYNKMKFYLAGADCCIKINTLSDESTAFLSEFFNSEEWQRDVNLVLDPTRICLMGTRKKLEISFAEMKILEAFAQTSNHILSHDEIARIMGLNTNFYDPRALEKSISRLRGKIKSMYGTNAIQSIRGYGYRLMRGLISTA comes from the coding sequence ATGATGCTTACAGGGAAATTAGCGACTAGAAGCCAGCGCGCGACAAATGAGGAACCCGGTGTTCTCACCTTGGGTCGTACCCGCAGCGTGGCTGAAAATTTTAGAGCGTTAGTCGCAAGGCACGTGCAATCCGATATAGCTCTTGATGCTAGCGCTTACACTAATTTACATAAGAAGAATGAACACCCGGATTTGTATCGGGCTATCTTCATCATTATTGACAGCCCTCATGCACTCGATGAGAGCCTGGCATTGGTGGAAAATCTTCGTTCTACCAACTTGAACCCACTCATATGTGCCGTTATCACGGGACGCGGCACCTATAACAAGATGAAGTTTTATCTTGCTGGCGCCGACTGCTGTATCAAGATCAATACATTGTCGGACGAAAGCACTGCGTTTTTGTCCGAATTCTTCAACAGTGAAGAGTGGCAACGGGACGTCAATCTGGTGTTGGACCCGACGCGTATATGCCTGATGGGCACACGCAAGAAGCTGGAGATTTCGTTTGCAGAAATGAAAATTCTGGAGGCATTTGCGCAAACCAGTAACCACATATTAAGTCACGATGAAATCGCCCGAATCATGGGGCTGAACACCAATTTTTACGACCCCAGGGCTTTGGAGAAGTCCATCAGTCGTCTTCGCGGAAAAATCAAAAGCATGTATGGCACCAATGCGATTCAAAGCATTCGCGGGTATGGATACCGTTTGATGAGGGGTCTGATCTCGACCGCCTGA
- a CDS encoding YmfL family putative regulatory protein, with product MKSPVLETRKAAMREIIRSYPDGREGAAARLGMKVKKFDNHAYENAGCSPLSDAQVYVLEQERGTCHFPNYVAQMYGGLFVPVADPETLDNVELYARSVQVSAKRGCVDQAIARALEDGSINAEEAESILNAHNLHMAARHAEVLAAIDLYRAKPGKGK from the coding sequence ATGAAAAGCCCCGTTCTAGAGACGCGCAAAGCAGCTATGCGCGAGATCATTCGCAGCTACCCCGATGGACGTGAAGGCGCTGCGGCTCGCTTGGGAATGAAAGTCAAAAAGTTCGATAACCACGCCTATGAGAATGCCGGTTGCAGTCCGCTGAGTGATGCTCAGGTCTACGTGCTGGAACAAGAGCGCGGCACCTGTCACTTCCCGAACTATGTGGCGCAGATGTACGGCGGGTTATTCGTACCGGTCGCCGACCCTGAAACACTGGATAACGTTGAACTGTATGCCCGGTCGGTGCAGGTTTCTGCGAAGCGCGGCTGTGTTGACCAGGCCATTGCCCGCGCGCTGGAAGACGGCTCGATCAACGCAGAGGAAGCCGAAAGCATCCTCAACGCTCACAACCTCCACATGGCCGCACGTCACGCTGAAGTGCTGGCAGCCATCGACCTGTATCGCGCCAAACCAGGGAAAGGCAAATGA
- a CDS encoding tyrosine-type recombinase/integrase, whose product MATIRARKKADGSVSYTVQIRLKNKGAIVYQECQTFARKQAALAWARKRETELAEPGAIERANRKGATVKEMIERYLTEMEKVRPLGKTKLATLKAISESYLGKLNDQDINSQVLVEYALWRMGEEGGSVQAQTAGNDLAHLGAVLSIARPAWGYAVDPHAMTDARRVLKKLGYNMKSRERDRRPTLDELDKLLTHFEGIQKRRPTSINMLKMTGFALFSTRRQEEITRIQWTDLDEVGQRILVRDMKNPGQKIGNDVWCHLPPEAWAILQTMPKVLPEIFPYSAESVSTSWTRACQILDIENLHFHDLRHDGVSRLFEMDWDIPRVASVSGHRDWNSMRRYTHLRGRGDAYENWKWFEKILQAPVKLGARTLR is encoded by the coding sequence ATGGCAACCATTAGAGCAAGAAAGAAGGCCGACGGATCGGTCAGTTATACGGTCCAGATCCGCCTTAAAAACAAAGGGGCAATAGTCTACCAAGAGTGCCAGACCTTCGCCCGGAAACAGGCTGCCCTGGCATGGGCTCGAAAACGCGAAACGGAGCTGGCTGAGCCCGGCGCGATTGAACGGGCAAACCGCAAGGGCGCGACGGTCAAGGAGATGATCGAGCGTTATTTGACTGAGATGGAGAAGGTCCGACCTTTGGGTAAGACCAAGCTCGCCACGCTTAAGGCTATCAGCGAATCGTACCTGGGCAAATTGAATGACCAGGACATCAACAGCCAGGTGCTGGTGGAGTACGCGCTGTGGCGCATGGGTGAAGAGGGCGGGAGCGTACAGGCGCAGACGGCAGGTAATGATCTGGCGCACCTGGGTGCGGTGCTGTCGATCGCTCGGCCCGCCTGGGGTTATGCGGTCGATCCGCACGCAATGACGGATGCCCGACGGGTCTTGAAAAAGCTGGGGTACAACATGAAAAGTCGCGAGCGCGACCGGCGACCCACTTTGGATGAACTCGACAAGCTACTCACGCACTTCGAGGGCATCCAAAAGCGTCGCCCCACGTCGATCAACATGCTCAAGATGACTGGATTCGCGTTGTTCTCAACACGCCGCCAGGAGGAAATTACGCGAATCCAGTGGACGGATCTCGATGAGGTGGGCCAGCGGATACTGGTGCGTGACATGAAAAACCCTGGCCAGAAGATCGGCAACGACGTTTGGTGCCATTTACCACCGGAGGCCTGGGCCATTCTTCAAACCATGCCGAAAGTGCTGCCGGAGATATTTCCTTACAGTGCCGAGTCGGTATCCACGTCATGGACCAGGGCTTGTCAGATACTTGATATCGAGAATCTGCACTTTCATGATCTGCGCCACGACGGCGTGAGCCGGTTGTTCGAAATGGACTGGGACATTCCTCGGGTAGCGAGTGTATCGGGGCATCGCGATTGGAACTCGATGCGGCGTTACACCCACCTACGCGGACGCGGTGACGCCTACGAAAACTGGAAATGGTTCGAGAAAATCCTACAGGCGCCCGTAAAGTTGGGCGCCAGGACACTGAGGTGA
- a CDS encoding DNA-binding protein codes for MPATVTTEQAREALDRRGMSIAEFSRKHGLNKNLVSDLLNGRIKGRRGEAHRAAVLLGIKDGVIEQ; via the coding sequence ATGCCCGCCACCGTTACAACCGAGCAAGCCCGTGAGGCGTTAGATCGCAGAGGAATGAGTATCGCGGAGTTCAGTCGAAAGCACGGACTGAACAAAAATTTAGTCAGCGACCTGTTGAACGGAAGGATCAAAGGTCGCCGTGGGGAGGCACATCGCGCCGCCGTACTACTCGGCATCAAAGACGGCGTTATCGAACAGTAA
- a CDS encoding EAL domain-containing protein → MNATGGISPAKAPYRYLTRQLILSRDDRPFASEISTGPLPATSSWTTQAGQLCERCNEPSVHLRREPCSLKDRRSHRPEKYLNRTLLSLSEPGLASFALTNELIQFGNNLRDFGHTLVVSLKGRAFWEVDSKYKKNIIYHMYHLKDHGIEIALDDYNIQREALTRFNTLNLFNYIKVSISSLGQCLKLNSDPEFFNRLHDHMVTLTHHNKISFIADRVEHIESHSLARALPFDYFQGSYYSPADHL, encoded by the coding sequence ATGAATGCGACTGGAGGTATTTCCCCCGCAAAGGCCCCGTATCGCTATCTCACCCGGCAACTGATCCTGTCACGTGATGATCGCCCGTTTGCCAGTGAGATAAGCACCGGCCCTCTTCCCGCTACGTCGTCGTGGACGACGCAGGCGGGCCAATTGTGTGAGCGCTGCAATGAACCATCGGTGCACCTGCGCCGGGAGCCCTGCTCCCTGAAGGATCGCCGCTCGCACAGACCGGAAAAATATCTGAACCGGACACTCCTCAGTCTGTCTGAACCGGGCCTTGCCAGCTTTGCGCTGACCAACGAGCTGATCCAGTTCGGCAACAACCTGCGCGATTTCGGCCACACACTGGTCGTGTCACTCAAGGGGCGTGCATTCTGGGAAGTGGATTCCAAATATAAAAAAAACATTATTTATCATATGTATCACTTGAAAGATCATGGTATAGAAATCGCGTTGGATGACTACAACATCCAAAGGGAAGCACTAACACGCTTCAATACTCTGAACCTGTTCAACTACATCAAGGTATCGATTTCATCCTTGGGCCAGTGTTTGAAACTCAATAGTGATCCTGAGTTTTTCAATCGACTCCATGACCACATGGTGACACTGACCCACCACAACAAGATTTCGTTTATTGCCGATCGAGTAGAGCATATCGAGAGCCATTCATTGGCCCGGGCGCTGCCCTTTGATTACTTTCAAGGGAGCTATTACTCCCCTGCCGATCATCTTTAA
- a CDS encoding pyocin activator PrtN family protein, with protein MKTLFVLMAQYNGQVVIPLERVCQDYFTHLTTDMFQRKVGAGQIKIPITRMESSQKSAKGIHITDLSEYLDAQRAAAVKENNQLNSAPRSS; from the coding sequence ATGAAAACGTTATTTGTCCTCATGGCCCAATACAACGGTCAAGTGGTTATTCCCTTAGAGCGAGTCTGTCAGGATTACTTCACTCATCTCACCACGGACATGTTTCAGCGCAAGGTGGGGGCTGGACAAATCAAAATTCCCATTACGCGTATGGAATCAAGTCAGAAGAGCGCAAAGGGCATTCACATTACAGACCTTTCCGAATACCTGGATGCTCAGCGCGCTGCCGCCGTCAAAGAAAACAATCAGCTAAACAGCGCGCCACGCAGTAGCTAA